One window of the Klebsiella sp. WP3-W18-ESBL-02 genome contains the following:
- the fliI gene encoding flagellar protein export ATPase FliI: protein MTVRLTRWLNTLDNFEARIAQLPAVRRYGRLTRATGLVLEATGLQLPLGATCIIERQQGAEMQEVEAEVVGFNGQRLFLMPLEEVEGILPGARVYARNTVGDGLQSGKQLPLGPALLGRVLDGSGKPLDGLPAPDTTETGALITSPFNPLQRTPIEHVLDTGVRPINALLTVGRGQRMGLFAGSGVGKSVLLGMMARYTRADVIVVGLIGERGREVKDFIENILGTEGRARSVVIAAPADVSPLLRMQGAAYATRVAEDFRDRGQHVLLIMDSLTRYAMAQREIALAIGEPPATKGYPPSVFAKLPALVERAGNGITGGGSITAFYTVLTEGDDQQDPIADSARAILDGHIVLSRRLAEAGHYPAIDIEASISRAMTALISEQHYARVRNFKQLLSSFQRNRDLISVGAYAKGSDPMLDKAITLWPHLEAFLQQGILEKADWESSIQALELIFPTS, encoded by the coding sequence ATGACCGTGCGCCTGACCCGCTGGCTGAACACGCTCGACAATTTTGAGGCGCGCATTGCCCAGCTTCCGGCCGTGCGTCGCTACGGCCGCCTGACCCGCGCCACCGGACTGGTACTGGAAGCGACCGGTCTACAGTTGCCGCTCGGCGCCACTTGCATTATCGAACGCCAGCAGGGCGCTGAGATGCAGGAGGTCGAGGCCGAAGTCGTCGGCTTCAACGGCCAGCGCCTGTTTTTAATGCCGCTGGAAGAAGTGGAAGGCATTCTGCCCGGCGCGCGCGTTTACGCCCGCAACACCGTTGGCGACGGCCTGCAAAGCGGCAAACAGCTGCCGCTGGGCCCGGCGCTGCTCGGCCGCGTGCTCGACGGCAGCGGCAAACCGCTTGACGGTCTGCCCGCACCGGACACCACCGAAACCGGCGCGCTGATCACCTCGCCCTTTAACCCGCTCCAGCGCACGCCGATTGAACACGTACTGGACACCGGCGTACGGCCGATTAACGCCCTGCTGACCGTGGGTCGCGGCCAGCGTATGGGGCTGTTTGCCGGTTCCGGCGTCGGTAAAAGCGTGCTGCTCGGCATGATGGCGCGCTATACCCGCGCCGACGTGATCGTCGTGGGGCTTATCGGTGAACGTGGTCGTGAAGTGAAAGATTTTATCGAGAATATTCTCGGTACCGAAGGCCGCGCGCGCTCGGTGGTGATTGCCGCACCGGCAGACGTGTCGCCGCTGCTGCGTATGCAGGGCGCCGCCTACGCCACCCGTGTGGCGGAGGACTTCCGCGATCGCGGCCAGCACGTGCTGCTGATTATGGATTCACTCACTCGTTACGCGATGGCGCAGCGTGAAATCGCACTGGCGATCGGTGAACCCCCGGCCACCAAAGGCTATCCGCCGTCAGTGTTCGCCAAGCTGCCCGCGCTGGTTGAGCGGGCCGGAAACGGGATTACCGGCGGGGGGTCAATCACCGCCTTTTATACCGTGCTAACCGAAGGCGACGATCAGCAGGACCCGATCGCCGACTCCGCGCGCGCCATTCTCGATGGCCACATCGTACTGTCGCGGCGTCTGGCCGAAGCCGGGCACTATCCCGCCATCGACATCGAGGCATCCATCAGCCGCGCCATGACCGCATTGATCAGCGAGCAGCACTACGCGCGGGTGCGCAATTTCAAACAGCTGCTCTCCAGTTTCCAGCGTAACCGCGACCTGATTAGCGTCGGCGCGTACGCCAAAGGCAGCGACCCGATGCTGGACAAAGCCATTACGCTCTGGCCGCATCTGGAAGCATTTTTACAGCAAGGCATTCTTGAAAAAGCAGACTGGGAATCGTCAATCCAGGCGCTGGAATTGATTTTCCCCACGTCATAG
- the fliJ gene encoding flagellar export protein FliJ, translating into MAQHGALATLKELAETDVDNAALVLGEMRRGCQQAEEQLKMLMDYQLEYQNSLNNDMTQGIASLRWQNYQQFIQTLEKAIDQHRQQLVQWNNKVEQALNFWREKKQRLQAWQTLQDRQASAALLAENRLDQKKMDEFAQRATLRKPE; encoded by the coding sequence ATGGCGCAGCATGGTGCATTAGCAACGCTTAAAGAACTGGCAGAAACCGACGTCGACAACGCCGCCCTGGTACTGGGCGAGATGCGCCGCGGCTGCCAGCAGGCGGAAGAACAGCTCAAAATGTTGATGGACTACCAGCTTGAATACCAGAACAGCCTGAACAACGACATGACGCAGGGCATTGCCAGCCTGCGCTGGCAGAACTACCAGCAGTTTATTCAAACGCTGGAGAAAGCCATCGATCAGCACCGTCAGCAGCTTGTTCAGTGGAACAACAAAGTGGAGCAGGCGCTGAACTTCTGGCGCGAGAAAAAACAGCGTTTGCAGGCATGGCAAACGCTTCAGGACCGGCAGGCTTCCGCAGCGCTGCTGGCGGAAAACCGCTTGGATCAGAAAAAGATGGATGAATTTGCCCAACGCGCGACCTTGAGGAAACCCGAATGA
- the fliF gene encoding flagellar basal-body MS-ring/collar protein FliF, whose translation MSASATATPQNKTIEWVNRLRANPKIPLMVASAAAVAILVAMVLWAKSPDYRTLFSNLSDQDGGAIVTQLTQMNIPYRFADNGGALEVPADKVHELRLRLAQLGLPKGGAVGFELLDQEKFGISQFSEQVNYQRALEGELSRTIETLGPVKSARVHLAMPKPSLFVREQKSPSASITVNLEPGRALDEGQISAVVHLVSSAVAGLPPGNVTVVDQGGHLLTQSNTSARDLNDAQLKYTADVEGRVQRRIEAILGPIVGNGNVHAQVTAQVNFDNKEQTDEQYRPNGDPNQTAIRSRQVSESDQIGSPYPGGVPGALSNTPAPAPSAPISTPPANQGNQANQANGQNTNTRTTATTSGPRNTQRSETSNFELDRTISHTKKNVGDVQRLSVAVVVNYRNLPDGKPLPLTSDQMKQIEDLTREAMGFSGQRGDTLNVVNSPFNSTDESGGELPFWKQQSFIDQLMSAGRWLLVLIVAWLLWRKGIKPQLARREQVAQAAEEKAKAQQEIQEAVEVRLSKDEQTQQRRANQRLSAEVMSQRIREMSDNDPRVVALVIRQWMNNDHE comes from the coding sequence ATGAGCGCGAGTGCTACGGCTACGCCACAAAATAAAACGATAGAATGGGTCAATCGCCTGCGCGCTAATCCTAAAATCCCGCTGATGGTGGCCAGTGCCGCCGCGGTGGCTATTCTCGTGGCGATGGTACTGTGGGCCAAATCCCCGGACTACCGCACGCTGTTCAGCAACCTGTCCGACCAGGACGGGGGGGCCATCGTCACCCAGTTGACCCAGATGAACATCCCCTACCGTTTTGCCGATAACGGCGGCGCGCTGGAAGTGCCGGCCGATAAAGTGCATGAACTGCGCCTGCGCCTGGCACAGCTGGGCCTGCCAAAGGGCGGCGCGGTCGGTTTTGAGCTGCTCGACCAGGAAAAATTCGGCATCAGCCAGTTCAGCGAGCAGGTGAACTACCAGCGCGCGCTGGAAGGTGAACTGTCGCGCACCATCGAAACTCTGGGGCCGGTGAAAAGCGCCCGCGTGCATTTAGCGATGCCGAAGCCGTCGCTGTTCGTGCGCGAACAAAAATCGCCTTCTGCCTCCATTACCGTCAACCTGGAACCGGGCCGCGCGCTCGATGAAGGGCAAATTTCGGCCGTTGTCCATCTGGTCTCCAGCGCGGTCGCCGGGCTACCGCCGGGTAACGTGACGGTGGTCGATCAGGGCGGTCATCTGCTGACGCAATCCAACACCAGCGCCCGCGACCTCAACGATGCCCAACTGAAGTACACCGCCGACGTAGAAGGCCGCGTCCAGCGCCGTATTGAAGCGATTCTCGGCCCGATCGTGGGCAACGGCAACGTCCACGCGCAGGTCACCGCACAGGTTAACTTCGACAACAAAGAGCAGACCGACGAGCAGTATCGTCCGAACGGCGATCCTAACCAGACCGCGATACGTTCGCGCCAGGTCAGCGAAAGCGATCAGATTGGCAGCCCGTATCCGGGCGGCGTACCGGGCGCACTGTCAAATACGCCAGCGCCAGCGCCGTCAGCACCGATTTCCACTCCGCCGGCGAACCAGGGCAACCAGGCTAACCAGGCTAACGGCCAGAACACCAATACCCGCACGACCGCGACGACAAGCGGCCCGCGCAATACCCAGCGTAGCGAGACCAGCAACTTTGAACTCGACCGCACCATTTCGCACACCAAAAAGAACGTTGGCGACGTCCAGCGTCTGTCGGTGGCGGTGGTAGTCAACTATCGCAATCTGCCTGATGGCAAGCCGCTGCCGCTGACCAGCGATCAGATGAAGCAGATTGAAGATTTAACCCGCGAAGCCATGGGCTTCTCCGGGCAGCGCGGCGACACGCTGAACGTGGTCAACTCGCCGTTTAACAGCACCGATGAAAGCGGCGGCGAACTGCCGTTCTGGAAGCAGCAATCGTTTATCGATCAGCTGATGTCCGCCGGACGCTGGCTGCTGGTACTGATCGTTGCCTGGCTGCTGTGGCGTAAGGGGATTAAACCTCAGCTGGCGCGCCGCGAACAGGTTGCTCAGGCCGCCGAGGAAAAAGCCAAAGCGCAGCAGGAAATTCAGGAAGCCGTTGAGGTTCGCCTCAGCAAAGATGAGCAGACGCAGCAACGCCGCGCCAACCAGCGCCTGAGCGCCGAAGTCATGAGCCAGCGTATTCGCGAAATGTCTGATAACGATCCGCGCGTGGTGGCGCTGGTCATTCGCCAATGGATGAATAACGACCATGAGTAA
- the fliG gene encoding flagellar motor switch protein FliG, with the protein MSNLSGIDKSVILLMTIGEDRAAEVFKHLSTREVQQLSTAMAAVKQISNKQLTDVLAEFEQEAEQFAALSVNANEYLRSVLVKALGEERASSLLEDILETRETTSGIETLNFMEPQSAADIIRDEHPQIIATILVHLKRGQAADILALFDERLRHDVMLRIATFGGVQPAALAELTEVLNGLLDGQNLKRSKMGGVRTAAEIINLMKTQQEEAVITAVREFDGELAQKIIDEMFLFENLVEVDDRSIQRLLQEVDSESLLIALKGSEPPLREKFLRNMSQRAADILRDDLANRGPVRLSQVENEQKAILLFVRRLAETGEMVIGSGDDTYV; encoded by the coding sequence ATGAGTAATCTTTCTGGAATCGACAAAAGCGTCATTTTGCTGATGACCATTGGCGAAGATCGCGCGGCTGAGGTGTTTAAACACCTCAGCACCCGCGAAGTTCAGCAGCTCAGTACCGCCATGGCGGCGGTCAAGCAAATCTCGAACAAGCAGTTAACCGACGTGCTGGCTGAATTTGAGCAAGAGGCCGAACAGTTCGCGGCGCTGAGCGTCAACGCCAACGAATACCTGCGTTCGGTGCTGGTGAAAGCGCTGGGCGAAGAGCGCGCCTCCAGCCTGCTGGAAGACATTCTCGAAACCCGCGAAACCACCAGCGGCATCGAAACGCTCAACTTTATGGAGCCGCAGAGTGCCGCCGATATTATCCGCGACGAACACCCGCAGATTATCGCCACCATTCTGGTGCACCTCAAACGTGGCCAGGCGGCGGATATTCTGGCGCTGTTCGACGAGCGTCTGCGTCACGATGTGATGCTGCGTATTGCCACCTTCGGCGGCGTGCAGCCGGCGGCGCTGGCGGAGCTGACCGAAGTGCTGAACGGACTGCTCGACGGCCAGAACCTCAAGCGCAGCAAAATGGGCGGCGTGAGAACGGCGGCCGAAATTATCAACCTGATGAAAACGCAGCAGGAAGAGGCGGTCATTACCGCCGTACGCGAATTCGACGGCGAGCTGGCGCAGAAAATTATCGACGAGATGTTCCTGTTCGAAAATCTGGTCGAGGTCGACGATCGCAGCATCCAGCGCCTGCTGCAGGAAGTGGATTCCGAATCGCTGCTTATCGCACTCAAAGGCTCCGAGCCGCCGCTGCGCGAGAAGTTCCTGCGCAATATGTCCCAGCGTGCGGCCGACATTCTGCGCGACGACCTGGCCAACCGCGGCCCGGTTCGTCTGTCTCAGGTGGAAAACGAGCAGAAGGCCATTCTGCTTTTCGTTCGCCGCCTGGCCGAAACCGGCGAGATGGTGATTGGCAGCGGAGACGACACCTATGTCTGA
- the fliD gene encoding flagellar filament capping protein FliD, translating to MASISSLGVGSGLNLSDILDSLTAAQKQTLTPISKQQSSYTAKLSAYGSLKSGLEAFQTANTALSKADLFTATTTASSTTAFSATTTGSAIAGKYTISVTQLAQAQTLTTKTTQSDSKTAIATGDSTLTIQQGGDKKPVTIDISAANSSLTGIRDAINNAKAGVSASIINVGNGAYRLSITSNDTGSDNAMTLSVSGDSALQSFMGYNGTSTDASNGMEQSVNAQNAKLTVNNVPIENSSNTISDALEDITLNLNDVTSGNQTLTITQDTSKAQSAISAWVTAYNTLLDTFSSLTKYTAVDAGADSQDANNGALLGDTTLRTIQTQLKSMLSNSLSSSSYKTLAQIGITTDPSDGKLELDNDKLTAALKKDSSGVGDLLVGDGKKTGITTTIGTNLTSWLSTTGIIKAATDGVSKTLNKLTKDYNAASDRIDAQVARYKEQFTQLDVLMTSLNSTSSYLTQQFESTSSSK from the coding sequence ATGGCAAGCATTTCTTCACTAGGAGTTGGATCGGGCCTGAATCTGAGCGACATTCTGGATAGCCTTACCGCTGCACAAAAACAGACGCTGACGCCGATTTCTAAACAACAGTCTTCCTATACCGCAAAGCTGAGCGCCTACGGCAGCCTGAAAAGCGGGCTCGAAGCATTCCAGACCGCCAACACCGCGCTGTCGAAAGCCGATCTGTTCACCGCGACCACTACCGCCAGTTCGACCACCGCGTTTAGCGCCACCACGACCGGCAGCGCCATTGCGGGAAAATACACCATCAGCGTCACGCAGCTGGCGCAGGCGCAAACGCTGACCACCAAAACCACCCAGAGCGATAGCAAGACCGCCATTGCCACCGGCGACAGCACTTTAACTATCCAGCAGGGCGGCGATAAAAAGCCGGTGACCATCGATATCAGCGCCGCTAACTCGTCGTTAACCGGTATTCGCGATGCCATCAACAATGCGAAAGCGGGCGTCAGCGCCAGTATCATTAACGTCGGCAACGGCGCCTATCGTCTGTCGATCACCTCGAACGATACCGGTTCAGATAACGCCATGACCTTAAGCGTCAGCGGCGACAGCGCGCTGCAAAGCTTTATGGGCTATAACGGCACCAGCACCGATGCCAGCAACGGTATGGAACAGAGCGTTAACGCGCAAAACGCGAAGCTGACCGTCAACAACGTTCCGATTGAAAACAGCAGCAACACCATCAGCGACGCGCTGGAAGACATTACGCTGAACCTCAACGATGTCACTTCCGGCAACCAGACGCTGACTATCACTCAGGACACCAGCAAAGCGCAGAGCGCCATCAGCGCCTGGGTGACCGCCTATAACACCCTGCTCGATACTTTCAGCAGCCTGACAAAATACACCGCTGTAGACGCGGGCGCAGACAGCCAGGATGCCAACAACGGCGCGCTGCTGGGCGACACCACGCTGCGTACCATTCAGACCCAGCTGAAAAGTATGTTAAGCAATTCGCTGAGCTCCTCTTCTTACAAAACGCTGGCGCAGATCGGTATTACCACCGACCCGAGCGACGGCAAACTGGAGCTGGACAACGATAAACTGACCGCGGCGCTGAAAAAAGATTCTTCCGGCGTGGGCGATCTGCTGGTCGGCGACGGTAAAAAAACCGGCATCACCACCACCATTGGCACCAACCTGACCAGCTGGCTGTCCACCACCGGCATCATCAAGGCCGCTACCGATGGCGTCAGCAAAACGCTGAACAAATTAACCAAAGACTACAACGCGGCCAGCGATCGTATCGATGCCCAGGTCGCACGTTATAAAGAGCAGTTTACCCAACTGGACGTGTTAATGACCTCGCTGAACAGCACCAGCAGCTACTTAACCCAGCAGTTTGAGTCGACCAGCAGTTCCAAGTAA
- the fliE gene encoding flagellar hook-basal body complex protein FliE has protein sequence MAIQGIEGVLSQMQATAAMARNQSVDVQPDISFAGQLTAALDRVSNAQNSAKAQAEKFTLGEPGIALNDVMTDLQKASVSLQMGIQVRNKLVSAYQDVMGMQV, from the coding sequence ATGGCGATTCAGGGTATTGAGGGCGTGCTGTCGCAGATGCAGGCCACGGCGGCGATGGCGCGCAATCAAAGCGTTGATGTGCAGCCTGACATTAGCTTTGCCGGTCAGCTGACCGCGGCGCTGGACCGCGTGAGCAACGCGCAAAACAGCGCCAAAGCGCAGGCAGAGAAGTTCACCTTAGGGGAACCGGGTATTGCGTTGAACGATGTGATGACCGATCTGCAAAAAGCGTCCGTGTCGCTGCAAATGGGGATTCAGGTGCGTAATAAGCTGGTAAGCGCCTATCAGGACGTGATGGGCATGCAGGTGTAG
- the fliH gene encoding flagellar assembly protein FliH, translated as MSDTTPWKIWQPDDLAPPVEMEFAPLSLDEPDVEQAEISAEQLQQQQLAQLQIQAHEQGYQAGLREGHAAGQQQGYQEGLAQGLEQGLVQARQEQAPIHARMQQLASEFQHTLDTLDSVIASRLMQMALEAARQIVGQVPVVDNTALIKQIQSLLQQEPLFSGKPQLRVSPEDLPRVEEMLGATLNLHGWRLRGDPTLHPGGCKVSADEGDLDASVATRWQELCRLAAPGAC; from the coding sequence ATGTCTGATACCACACCGTGGAAAATCTGGCAGCCTGACGATCTTGCGCCGCCGGTGGAAATGGAGTTCGCCCCGCTCTCCCTCGACGAGCCCGACGTGGAGCAGGCAGAAATTTCCGCCGAGCAGCTGCAACAGCAGCAACTGGCCCAGTTGCAAATCCAGGCCCACGAGCAGGGCTATCAGGCCGGGCTGCGGGAAGGTCACGCCGCCGGCCAGCAGCAGGGTTATCAGGAAGGGCTGGCGCAGGGACTGGAACAGGGGCTGGTGCAGGCCAGACAAGAGCAGGCCCCTATTCATGCCCGTATGCAGCAGCTGGCAAGCGAATTTCAGCACACGCTGGACACGCTCGACAGCGTGATTGCCTCGCGCCTGATGCAGATGGCGCTGGAAGCCGCGCGGCAAATCGTTGGCCAGGTGCCAGTGGTCGATAACACCGCGCTGATTAAACAAATTCAATCGCTGCTGCAGCAGGAGCCGCTGTTCAGCGGTAAACCACAGCTGCGGGTGAGCCCGGAAGATCTCCCGCGCGTGGAAGAGATGCTGGGCGCGACCCTGAACCTGCACGGCTGGCGGCTGCGCGGCGATCCCACGCTGCATCCCGGCGGCTGTAAAGTCTCCGCTGATGAAGGCGATCTTGATGCCAGCGTGGCCACCCGCTGGCAGGAACTGTGCCGCCTGGCGGCGCCGGGAGCCTGCTGA
- the fliL gene encoding flagellar basal body-associated protein FliL — MTDTAINKKSKRSLWIPLLVLVTLAACATAGYSYWRIEHQSATAATPKEAPPPPAPVFFPLDTFTVNLGDADRVLYVGVTLRMKTEADRARLNDYLPEVRSRMLLLLSRQDATKLATDDGKKQLANDIKETLSAPLIASQPKQDITDVLYTAFILR; from the coding sequence ATGACTGACACCGCTATCAATAAAAAGAGCAAACGCTCTCTCTGGATCCCACTTTTGGTGCTGGTAACGCTCGCCGCCTGCGCAACCGCAGGCTACAGCTACTGGCGCATTGAGCATCAGAGCGCCACCGCCGCTACGCCGAAAGAAGCCCCGCCGCCGCCTGCTCCGGTCTTTTTCCCGCTGGACACCTTCACCGTGAACCTGGGCGATGCGGACCGCGTGCTTTACGTGGGCGTGACGCTACGCATGAAAACGGAAGCCGACCGCGCGCGTCTGAATGACTATCTGCCGGAAGTGCGCAGCCGTATGCTGCTGCTTTTATCGCGCCAGGATGCCACAAAGCTGGCGACCGATGACGGTAAAAAACAGCTGGCGAATGACATCAAAGAGACGCTCAGCGCACCGTTGATTGCCAGCCAGCCGAAACAGGACATCACCGATGTTCTGTACACAGCTTTTATTCTGCGGTAG
- the fliS gene encoding flagellar export chaperone FliS, translating into MYGAKGTQAYAQIGVESAVMSASQDQLVTMLFDGALSALIRARLFMQDGNQQGKGLSLSKAINIIDNGLKIGLDEDSRDELTQNLLSLYAYMVRRLLQANLHNDVSAVEEVEALMRNIAEAWKESLLTPNTIQDAV; encoded by the coding sequence ATGTACGGGGCAAAAGGTACGCAGGCCTACGCACAGATTGGAGTGGAAAGCGCCGTCATGAGCGCCAGTCAGGATCAGCTCGTCACGATGCTGTTCGACGGCGCGCTGAGCGCGCTGATCCGCGCCCGCCTGTTTATGCAGGACGGTAACCAGCAGGGAAAAGGTCTTTCTCTGTCGAAAGCCATCAACATTATCGACAATGGGCTGAAGATTGGCCTTGATGAAGACAGCCGCGATGAGCTGACGCAGAACCTGCTGTCGCTCTACGCTTATATGGTCAGACGCCTTCTGCAGGCCAACCTGCACAATGATGTTAGCGCCGTTGAGGAAGTTGAGGCATTAATGCGCAATATCGCCGAAGCCTGGAAGGAATCTTTACTTACGCCCAATACGATTCAGGATGCCGTCTAA
- the yedD gene encoding lipoprotein YedD, producing MKKLAIVAALMTLAGCAQIDNYSTVVKAPAPEGLAGYWQTMGPQSALVSPQAMASLIITRDGDTLDCRQWQRVIALPGKLTLRDKDVYNVTHKLDVYAIEREGNSLSYDGMTLQRVARPTVECEKALAKTPLKSTLP from the coding sequence ATGAAAAAATTAGCCATTGTGGCGGCGCTGATGACGTTGGCGGGCTGTGCGCAGATTGACAACTACTCAACGGTGGTGAAAGCGCCTGCACCGGAAGGGCTGGCCGGCTACTGGCAGACCATGGGGCCACAGAGCGCGCTGGTGAGCCCGCAGGCGATGGCGAGCCTGATCATCACTCGCGACGGCGACACTCTCGACTGCCGCCAGTGGCAGCGCGTGATTGCTCTGCCGGGTAAACTGACCCTGCGCGACAAAGACGTCTATAACGTCACGCATAAGCTGGATGTTTACGCGATCGAGCGGGAAGGGAATTCGCTGAGCTATGACGGTATGACGCTGCAGCGGGTGGCGCGTCCGACGGTAGAGTGCGAGAAGGCGCTGGCGAAAACGCCGCTGAAGTCGACGCTGCCGTAA
- the fliT gene encoding flagella biosynthesis regulatory protein FliT: MSYASHLYLSYQQLVEKSNMMLRLATEGLWDELIASEIEYVNAVQKIAQLTRDSDPTDPLQEQLRPLLRKVLDNENTVKRLLQGRMDELAKLVGQSSMQKTVMTTYGNQGGHVLVPQDNVDLNH; the protein is encoded by the coding sequence ATGAGCTATGCATCGCACCTTTACCTCTCATACCAACAGCTGGTTGAAAAAAGCAATATGATGCTGCGGCTTGCCACGGAGGGTCTGTGGGACGAACTGATTGCCAGTGAAATAGAGTACGTAAATGCGGTGCAAAAGATTGCTCAATTGACGCGAGATAGCGATCCGACCGATCCGCTTCAGGAACAGCTGCGTCCTTTGCTACGCAAAGTGCTGGATAACGAAAACACCGTCAAGCGCCTGCTGCAGGGGCGGATGGATGAGCTGGCAAAACTGGTGGGTCAATCGTCGATGCAAAAGACGGTCATGACTACCTACGGCAATCAGGGCGGCCACGTGCTGGTGCCGCAGGACAACGTCGACCTCAACCATTGA
- a CDS encoding flagellar hook-length control protein FliK, whose amino-acid sequence MITLPNLAVSDTNLAGADTAAKTSGGAEDFLALLAGALNPTANAVSGEKTALLTSDETSTPRELNAKGQSLTEWLVQQEATRTGVAADAATAEITQQSDAQSLLSSLAAHLKGELSVGKDKENDTAKTSDDDDTALSEEQLSSLNALMAMLPAPLQAPQTVERSAAAPAGDTLANLTTSLKHGGAKTDGPVEMKSAAAAQLQTDVRALPADSAFVLPAQKAEAESTPSPAAPTAALSPVAAPSSTTLATPASVSANIHAQLGTPDWQQNVSQHITLFTRQGQQTAELRLHPESLGQVHITLKVEDNLAQIQMASPHGHVRAALEAALPVLRTQLADNGIQLGQSNISSDGFAGQQQQPSSQQSFASRADANGNDTQEDDALLAVPAALHAASRGDNAVDIFA is encoded by the coding sequence ATGATCACACTGCCTAATCTTGCCGTCAGCGATACAAACCTCGCGGGTGCCGATACCGCGGCAAAAACGTCAGGCGGTGCCGAGGATTTTCTGGCTCTGCTCGCCGGCGCATTAAACCCAACGGCTAACGCCGTGAGCGGCGAAAAAACGGCGCTGCTCACCAGCGATGAAACATCCACACCGCGCGAGCTCAATGCGAAAGGCCAATCGCTGACCGAGTGGCTGGTACAGCAGGAAGCCACGCGTACCGGCGTCGCCGCCGACGCCGCCACCGCAGAGATAACGCAGCAGAGCGATGCGCAAAGCCTGCTGAGTTCACTGGCAGCCCATCTTAAGGGCGAACTGTCGGTCGGCAAGGATAAAGAGAATGACACCGCCAAAACCAGCGATGATGATGACACCGCGCTGAGCGAGGAGCAGCTAAGCAGCCTGAACGCGCTGATGGCCATGTTGCCCGCACCGCTGCAGGCACCGCAAACCGTCGAACGTTCCGCTGCTGCGCCCGCTGGCGATACGCTTGCCAACCTCACGACATCACTGAAACACGGCGGTGCGAAAACCGACGGCCCTGTGGAGATGAAGAGCGCTGCCGCCGCACAGCTGCAAACCGACGTGCGCGCCCTGCCCGCCGATTCGGCCTTTGTCCTTCCGGCGCAAAAGGCAGAGGCAGAAAGTACGCCAAGCCCAGCCGCGCCAACGGCCGCGCTGTCACCAGTTGCCGCACCAAGCAGCACAACGCTTGCCACACCAGCGTCCGTCAGCGCCAACATCCATGCTCAGTTAGGTACGCCGGACTGGCAGCAAAATGTCAGCCAGCATATCACCCTGTTTACCCGTCAGGGCCAGCAGACCGCTGAGCTGCGTCTTCACCCGGAATCGCTCGGCCAGGTGCATATTACGCTGAAGGTCGAGGATAACCTCGCGCAGATTCAGATGGCCTCACCGCACGGCCACGTGCGCGCCGCGCTGGAAGCCGCGCTGCCGGTGCTGCGCACCCAGCTGGCGGATAACGGCATTCAACTGGGGCAGAGCAACATCAGCAGCGACGGCTTTGCCGGGCAGCAACAGCAGCCCTCTTCACAGCAGTCGTTCGCCTCCCGCGCTGATGCCAACGGCAACGATACACAGGAAGACGACGCGCTTCTGGCTGTGCCTGCGGCGCTTCACGCCGCATCTCGCGGCGATAACGCCGTAGACATCTTCGCTTAA